ATTTCTGAGACTTGATCCGGGCTAAGATTCAGTTGCTGGCGGAACTGCTCTCGTCGACGTTTTCTAAATTCTTCCTTATTCGGTTTTTCAGTCGTTTCTTGTGCAATTGCGTAACTAGGAAACAAAGATTCGGTCGCAACAGTCAAACCATTACCTATTGGGAGTAATAGCGGTAGGGCAGCCAGTAAATAAACAGCACGGAATTTCATACTAAAAAACCTCTTGTTTGGAGATGTTGGGTGATGTATGTGCATAAGTGCTCCCAACGCTCTAATCATAAGAAAAGCACTACTATGACCGAAAGGATCACATTTCCCAAATTGGTATGGATCTAAAGAACCGGATTGGAGTAGTACCAAAGTTCTAGATCTCAGGACAAAAAACGAAGATGGATAAACTTCACTTTAGTCCGATTCAGACAATTATGAGTTCCAGGTGTACCTAACAAAGACTTTGACATAAGCATTCTTTTGGTGATTAAAAACTATTTTCAGGCATAGTTTCAACACTCTTGATATATTTTCACTAAAAAATCATTTCTCTCCAAGATTGTTTATTCACCTCATTCAAACCTTGATATCATTCAATTCCTAAAAACAAGGCATACAACTCTTGAATTAATTAAATCCTAAAAGAATACCCCATCCTCAATAAATATGCTGCCTACAAGATTCACGAAATATCTAATAATTTATTCATAGTCTGATTTAAGAATAGGGACAATAGTCTTAACGGAAGAATTAAATCTAGAGATCTTGCAGATCAAACTTACTAGCATATAGCTCAATACCTCTCTGAGATTAAACTATGACGATAGATCCAGAACTAAAAACTCAGTAAGATCACGCTGACAAGCAGAAAGTATCACGTTGTTCATGTGATCCAAATCGGATGATTCATTGGCCTTTACCGATAAGTTAGGAAAAGAGAGATAAACAGATTAGAAGCAAGTTCATTGCTCTTCTATTAATAAGAAATAGAGACTCTAGCATCACTTCATCTAATATATCTCTGACAAATCAGTCAACGTTCTTATTCTATTTTTCTGTTGGAAGAATCTATCATGCTAAAGCCAATTAAAGTTACGCTGCTAGGTCTAATGGCAGCAACCACAACCACACTTGCTATCCCCCAAGCTAATGCTTACTCTTCATCGTCGGTTGGGCAACAATCAGAAGCTGCAGAACAAACTCAAAATTAGTAGTATCTCATCATCGCTGGCGAGGAAGACGCAAATTGCGTCGAGTACGCTGGCGCAAAAAGTGGGTATGCTTCAAGCGCCCTGTCGTTTTCTATCGCCATGGACGTAAAATCGTGAAATTCAAGCGCCACTGCCACTGGAAAAAGTTCCGGGTACATCATGGGGGACATCATTTCTAAAATTGATGCAAGTTGATTTCAACCTCAGGCCTGAGATTCATCAATAATGTCATCGATTCAATATAATTAAGCGGCTCTAGAAAACTTCAATCCCATAAAGCCGCTTAATTGAGAAACTACAAAGTCTGGCGCAGTCTTTTAAAGGGCCTTCAGAAATTCAAGTACAGTCTCGACAAGGGCAGGATCGCCCTGGCGATAACCCATAGGTGTGAGATGTTCACCTTCCAGCTCTCTCATTTTGGTAGGTTTATTGGGTAAATTAGCTTTCAGCCAGTCAACGGTATCTTTAGCAATTTTATCTTTTGTAAAAGAGATTAACCCCATAAGACCGAATAATTGACTTTCTTTTATGAGGCAATAGGTCTCTTCTACGCTGGGTTGAACATCTAAGCCCAGACGTTTAACAAAATCAGCAACTGCTTTTACTGGTATCGCACTTTCAATGCCCGTAATAGCTGGAGCCATCAGTATAGAAGGCTGATTCAATAGAGAAATATCTTTGAAATCCACCCCATTTAATCGATCTTCAAGTTCCTGGTACTGATCCCGTCCAACACAGCCTCCTAAGATCTCTTTTTCTGACTTGGTTTCTAGATCCGTCAATAGCTCGAGTAAAGCTATATATTTATTCCCTAAGCTATGTCCCAACCAAAAATAATTCTTAGCTGCTGACTTGGGATCCTCTTCATAAATTTTGTAATCATAGTCTCGACGTTTCGCCTCATCTAGAATGGCTTGACGGAGAGCTCTTTGCTCACGCACTAATCCGATTGCAACAGACCAATGGCGAAATGTGAATCGATAAGGCAATGCAATGATTGTATATCCTTGGTCATAGATCTTTTGTAACAGAAATCGGTAAAAGATGGTGGGGAATGACCCAAAAAAAGCACCACCAATAAATTGAACAACCCCCACAGGCTTGGGATGGATTGCAACCCAACTAAATTGCAATGGTAAAAACTTAAATTTTGATTGCATAAAAACCCTCATCAATAATAAAATTTAGAACAATCGAATAATGAGCAATTTCATTAGTTAAAAATGCCACCATTCACCTAATCCAGAAAGAAGAAAAAACTGCCTATTATTGAGATTTAAATTCATCCTGTACCTATGAGATGAATGCCAATAGTAAAAATAAAGCTATTATCTCGACCTAGGTATGAATCAGAGAAACTAGAGGCCCCATAAGCTATATCAGCGATATCTTACTTTTTTATGCAAGTATGTCTGTTAAAGACAAAGCTTGGGAATATTTTCTACTATCAAATCTTGCTGCATCCATAAATTCAATTACATATTGCTAAGAGAATAGTTATTGCAACGATACATAGTTAACATTGGAGAAGTTGTCGTGTCTTGACACTAATCACTACAGCAATATCCAGTCCCTAGACCCATGACAAAAAGGAAGTCTTTTCAATAACGTGCATACAGATGCTGGGCGTAGAAAGTCGGTCTTTTCAGAATCCTGACAATTGTTTATAGAATTTAGCTGAGCTTAAGCCTATTTCCAGAAAGAGTGATCTATCATCTGACAGGAAAATCTTCCGAATTGATCGAAATCCTCACTATTGCAAGGATTAAGCCTTTATGATTGCAACTGCACCATCGCCTGATTCTCATCAAGATGATCTTCAGTCTCTGTTACCCAATCTCACAGGTCGGGAATCAGAACTAGCAGCTCTGGCGAACCACTCTGAACCGATTTATTTACCCACTACTGATCTACGGCTAGAGAACATTCACTCCAGTTTTGCTTGTGCCCTTCATATGCACCAGCCCACCATTCCAGCCGGCTCTGAGGGAGCATTGATCAGCAACCTGCAGCATATGTTTGAGAATCCTGGCGATGGTGATAACCATAACGCTGAAGTTTTTGCCTGGTGTTACAGCCGAATGGGAGATT
The Acaryochloris marina S15 genome window above contains:
- a CDS encoding DUF1350 family protein is translated as MQSKFKFLPLQFSWVAIHPKPVGVVQFIGGAFFGSFPTIFYRFLLQKIYDQGYTIIALPYRFTFRHWSVAIGLVREQRALRQAILDEAKRRDYDYKIYEEDPKSAAKNYFWLGHSLGNKYIALLELLTDLETKSEKEILGGCVGRDQYQELEDRLNGVDFKDISLLNQPSILMAPAITGIESAIPVKAVADFVKRLGLDVQPSVEETYCLIKESQLFGLMGLISFTKDKIAKDTVDWLKANLPNKPTKMRELEGEHLTPMGYRQGDPALVETVLEFLKAL